In Arthrobacter sp. MN05-02, one genomic interval encodes:
- the pdhA_1 gene encoding pyruvate dehydrogenase E1 component subunit alpha, producing the protein MSTATNGGRGSMLGGASDGGAAPAADRALLPSAEPVQLVDPDGQHNHDDRYPLPDGEQLLGAFGRLVAGRRINDQANALVRQGRMAVYPSSHGQEACQVAAAVVLGNEDWLFPTYRDTVAVITRGVDPLQVLTLLRGDWHGGYDPHEHRVATQATPLATQLLHAVGVAHAAKLRGEPTVVLAMCGDGATSEGDFHEALNFAAVFHVPVVFFIQNNEFAISVPLKNQTVAPSLAHKAIGYGMPGERVDGNDLAALLAVLGAAVDRARDGGGPSLIEAHTYRMQAHTNADDATRYRSADDVERWVPRDPILRMRTYLRALNLLTDEGERAFADEADAIAAAIRKGLNTEVEVNPAELFEYVYTEKTSQLREQAEQLREELARDAGAGAAPDAPADGAGDEGDQP; encoded by the coding sequence ATGAGTACGGCAACGAATGGTGGCCGCGGCAGCATGCTGGGGGGCGCGTCCGACGGCGGCGCCGCACCGGCAGCCGACAGGGCGCTGCTGCCCTCGGCGGAGCCGGTACAGCTGGTGGACCCCGACGGACAGCACAACCACGACGACAGGTACCCGCTGCCCGACGGTGAGCAGCTGCTCGGCGCCTTCGGGCGCCTCGTCGCCGGCCGCCGTATCAACGACCAGGCGAACGCCCTCGTGCGCCAGGGGCGCATGGCCGTCTACCCCTCCTCCCACGGCCAGGAGGCCTGCCAGGTGGCGGCTGCCGTCGTCCTCGGGAACGAGGACTGGCTGTTCCCCACCTATCGCGACACCGTCGCCGTCATCACGCGGGGGGTGGATCCCCTTCAGGTCCTCACGCTGCTGCGCGGGGACTGGCACGGCGGGTACGATCCGCACGAGCACCGCGTCGCGACGCAGGCGACACCACTCGCCACCCAGCTCCTGCACGCCGTCGGGGTGGCTCACGCGGCGAAGCTGCGCGGCGAGCCCACCGTGGTCCTGGCCATGTGCGGCGACGGCGCCACCAGTGAGGGTGACTTCCACGAGGCCCTCAACTTCGCCGCCGTGTTCCACGTCCCCGTGGTGTTCTTCATCCAGAACAACGAGTTCGCCATCTCCGTGCCGCTCAAGAACCAGACGGTGGCCCCGTCCCTCGCGCACAAGGCCATCGGCTACGGGATGCCGGGGGAGCGCGTGGACGGCAACGATCTCGCCGCCCTGCTCGCGGTGCTCGGAGCAGCCGTCGACCGCGCGCGCGACGGCGGCGGTCCGTCCCTCATCGAGGCCCACACCTACCGCATGCAGGCCCACACCAACGCCGACGACGCCACGCGCTACCGCTCGGCCGACGACGTGGAACGCTGGGTGCCCAGGGATCCGATCCTGCGGATGCGCACCTACCTGCGGGCACTGAACCTGCTCACGGACGAGGGCGAGCGGGCGTTCGCCGACGAGGCCGACGCGATCGCCGCCGCTATCCGCAAGGGACTCAACACGGAGGTAGAGGTGAACCCGGCAGAGCTCTTCGAATACGTGTACACGGAGAAGACATCGCAGCTGCGCGAGCAGGCGGAGCAGTTGCGCGAGGAACTGGCGCGCGACGCGGGAGCGGGCGCGGCACCGGATGCGCCCGCCGACGGCGCCGGTGACGAGGGGGACCAGCCATGA
- a CDS encoding transcriptional regulator, translating into MVDGPLDDVDRKILAELTRDGRQSVTSVAERVHISRAHAYSRIAKLTEDGVLTRFTAIIDPAKAGLRSSAYVTLKVRQHSWRELRDLLRNIPEIHHIALVGGDFDVILLVRAEDNVGLRRVIFDQLQSMPGVLDTQTFLVFEDLDTR; encoded by the coding sequence GTGGTGGATGGCCCCCTCGACGACGTCGATCGGAAGATCCTCGCCGAGCTGACCAGGGACGGCCGGCAGTCGGTCACCTCCGTCGCCGAGCGGGTGCACATCTCACGGGCGCATGCGTACTCACGCATCGCGAAGCTGACCGAGGACGGCGTCCTGACGCGGTTCACGGCCATCATCGATCCCGCCAAGGCCGGGCTGCGATCGTCCGCCTACGTCACCCTGAAGGTGCGGCAGCACTCCTGGCGCGAGCTCCGGGACCTCCTCAGGAACATCCCGGAGATCCACCACATCGCCCTGGTCGGGGGCGATTTCGACGTGATCCTGCTGGTGCGGGCCGAGGACAACGTCGGGTTGCGGCGCGTGATCTTCGACCAGCTGCAGTCGATGCCCGGGGTGCTCGACACCCAGACCTTCCTCGTCTTCGAGGACCTCGACACCCGCTGA
- a CDS encoding AraC family transcriptional regulator — MRIAVYAFDGVTMFHLAVPQLVFDEVTRQGLAEWTTVLFSDEPGSVLTAEGYRLAGISGPGVAAEADIVVVPSWFDDGRGVSEVLRTVLQESHGRNAPVLGLCLGAIAVADAGLLSGRRAVTHWQAFDTLAGRHPDITLDRAVLYIDHGDVMTSAGTASGLDACLHLVRDRLGADAANRVARTLVVAPHRDGGQAQYIEHPVPRSLTGDPIADLLEWALGHLRESLPVDRLARQAHMSRRTFVRAFRTATGTTPSAWIRSRRLDAARRLLETTDLSVDQIAATCGFGNAVTLRQNFAATFSTTPTAYRSHFSTRRPAGVPAGVPGDRPR, encoded by the coding sequence ATGCGTATCGCGGTGTACGCGTTCGACGGCGTCACGATGTTCCATCTCGCGGTGCCCCAGCTGGTGTTCGACGAAGTCACGCGCCAGGGCCTCGCCGAGTGGACGACCGTCCTGTTCTCCGACGAGCCCGGCTCGGTCCTCACGGCGGAGGGCTACCGGTTGGCGGGCATCTCCGGACCGGGCGTCGCTGCCGAAGCGGACATCGTGGTGGTCCCTTCCTGGTTCGACGACGGCCGCGGGGTGAGTGAGGTCCTGCGCACGGTGCTGCAGGAATCCCACGGACGGAACGCGCCGGTCCTCGGACTGTGCCTCGGGGCGATCGCGGTGGCGGATGCAGGGCTGCTGTCCGGCCGACGCGCCGTGACGCACTGGCAGGCCTTCGACACACTGGCCGGACGGCATCCGGACATCACCCTCGACCGGGCCGTGCTCTACATCGATCACGGGGACGTCATGACCTCGGCGGGCACGGCATCCGGCCTGGACGCGTGTCTGCATCTCGTACGCGACCGGCTCGGGGCCGATGCAGCCAACCGGGTGGCCCGCACTCTCGTCGTCGCCCCGCACCGTGACGGCGGCCAGGCCCAGTACATCGAGCACCCGGTTCCCCGGAGCCTGACCGGCGATCCGATCGCGGACCTCCTCGAATGGGCCCTGGGGCACCTCCGCGAATCCCTTCCCGTCGACCGGCTCGCACGCCAGGCGCACATGAGTCGCCGCACCTTCGTCCGTGCGTTCCGCACGGCGACCGGCACGACACCGTCGGCCTGGATCCGTTCGCGCCGCCTCGACGCCGCCAGGAGGCTCCTGGAGACGACGGACCTGTCCGTGGACCAGATCGCGGCGACCTGCGGCTTCGGGAACGCCGTCACCCTCCGACAGAACTTCGCGGCCACCTTCTCGACCACCCCGACCGCCTACCGGAGCCACTTCTCGACGCGTCGGCCTGCCGGAGTGCCCGCCGGGGTTCCCGGCGACCGTCCGCGCTGA
- a CDS encoding isochorismatase, with the protein MSTPRRALVLVDVQQQYFAGPLEIRYPPHQQSLPRIAAAIDAAADAGIPVAVIQHTAGEGAPVFAPGTPGFALHPEIEGRRTGAWKSVVKQYGSVYADTDLAGWLRENGVDTVTLVGYMTNNCILASAVEAEALGLSTEVLSDATGAIDIANDAGSADAKTVHTTLLALLNSNWAAVATTEAWTTALAAHQTLPGSDLGSSATAGTARTARS; encoded by the coding sequence ATGAGCACCCCTCGCCGCGCCCTCGTCCTCGTCGATGTCCAGCAGCAGTACTTCGCCGGTCCCCTCGAGATCCGGTACCCTCCGCACCAGCAGTCCCTGCCGCGTATCGCGGCGGCCATCGATGCCGCTGCCGACGCCGGGATCCCGGTCGCGGTCATCCAGCACACCGCCGGCGAAGGCGCTCCCGTCTTCGCCCCCGGCACACCCGGCTTCGCCCTGCACCCCGAGATCGAGGGCCGGCGCACCGGTGCGTGGAAGAGCGTCGTGAAGCAGTACGGCTCCGTCTACGCGGACACGGACCTCGCCGGTTGGTTGCGGGAGAACGGCGTCGACACGGTCACCCTCGTCGGGTACATGACCAACAACTGCATCCTCGCCTCAGCTGTCGAAGCCGAAGCCCTCGGGCTCTCCACCGAGGTCCTCTCCGACGCGACCGGCGCCATCGACATCGCCAACGATGCCGGATCCGCTGATGCGAAGACCGTCCACACGACCCTGCTCGCGCTGCTGAACTCCAACTGGGCGGCCGTTGCTACGACCGAGGCGTGGACCACGGCTCTCGCCGCGCATCAGACACTTCCGGGAAGTGATCTGGGCAGTTCCGCGACGGCTGGAACTGCGCGCACCGCCCGGTCCTGA
- a CDS encoding 2-(1,2-epoxy-1,2-dihydrophenyl)acetyl-CoA isomerase encodes MSASPTTPAGTGAGMIRLAIEDDVAEIVLDAPYRLNAVDETALADLSAAYDDAAAGVHDGTVRALVLRGEGRAFCAGRDLGSIEPGADDAHRFLDAVLTPLLRKMAEFPAPTFAAAHGACLGVGLGLLIATDVVYVAENAKIGSPFANLGLALDSGGHWLFTERLGPHRALDLMYTGDLLTGAEAVAAGLFSRAVPAADLLELTRTKAARAARGPLQALVASKQLVGRIRDERLGLWQAVSGENDVQGVLGASDDYREGLEAFREKRAPHFGA; translated from the coding sequence ATGTCCGCATCACCGACGACGCCGGCCGGGACCGGCGCCGGCATGATCCGGCTCGCCATCGAGGACGACGTCGCGGAGATCGTCCTCGATGCCCCCTACCGGCTCAATGCCGTCGACGAGACGGCGCTCGCCGACCTCTCGGCCGCCTACGACGACGCCGCTGCCGGGGTCCACGACGGCACGGTCCGAGCCCTCGTGCTGCGGGGCGAGGGGCGTGCCTTCTGCGCAGGCCGGGACCTCGGCTCGATCGAGCCCGGGGCCGACGACGCCCATCGCTTCCTCGACGCCGTCCTGACGCCGCTGCTGCGGAAGATGGCGGAATTCCCCGCACCGACCTTCGCCGCCGCCCACGGTGCGTGCCTCGGCGTCGGTCTGGGTCTGCTGATCGCCACCGACGTCGTCTACGTCGCGGAGAACGCGAAGATCGGGTCCCCGTTCGCCAACCTCGGCCTCGCCCTCGACTCGGGCGGTCACTGGCTGTTCACCGAGCGGCTCGGTCCGCACCGCGCCCTCGACCTCATGTACACGGGGGATCTCCTGACCGGCGCCGAGGCCGTGGCCGCCGGTCTCTTCAGCCGCGCGGTACCGGCGGCCGACCTGCTCGAGCTGACCCGGACGAAGGCTGCCCGGGCCGCCCGCGGGCCGCTGCAGGCCCTCGTCGCGTCCAAGCAGTTGGTCGGCCGGATCCGTGACGAGCGCCTCGGGCTGTGGCAGGCCGTCAGCGGCGAGAACGACGTGCAGGGCGTCCTCGGTGCCTCCGACGACTACCGCGAGGGCCTGGAGGCGTTCCGGGAGAAGCGGGCGCCGCACTTCGGAGCGTGA
- the paaE gene encoding phenylacetic acid degradation protein: protein MAVVLAPSTKRRSAFSTLTVREVRRLTEDAVEVTLDVPADLQDRYDYLPGQYVALRATLDVDGEPKEVRRSYSICADPRPGELRVAVKRDLGGIFSTWVNESLKAGDTLDVMSPLGQFTPRTTPGQAAVSLVAVAAGSGITPVLSIARSMLAGGPHVRFDLIYANRAAMDVMFLEELADLKDRYPSRFALHHVLSREQRISPLLTGRIDAEKLEKLLGTVLAAERVDEWFLCGPFELVQLCRDYLSERGVPADRVRFELFTTGEPTRPEGSIGRPVAPADAGRNYSISFNLDGLKGSVQSPTHARESILNAALRVRPDVPFACAGGVCGTCRAKVVEGTVEMEENYALEPDEVANGFVLTCQAHPTSESVSVDYDA from the coding sequence ATGGCCGTTGTCCTCGCCCCCTCGACGAAACGGCGCAGCGCGTTCTCCACCCTGACCGTGCGGGAGGTCCGTCGCCTGACGGAGGACGCCGTCGAGGTCACGCTCGACGTCCCCGCCGACCTGCAGGACAGGTACGACTACCTGCCGGGCCAGTACGTGGCCCTCCGTGCGACGCTCGACGTCGACGGCGAACCGAAGGAGGTCCGTCGCAGCTACTCCATCTGCGCCGATCCGCGCCCCGGTGAACTCCGCGTCGCGGTGAAGCGCGATCTCGGCGGGATCTTCTCCACCTGGGTGAACGAGTCCTTGAAAGCTGGGGACACCCTGGACGTCATGAGCCCACTCGGACAGTTCACTCCGCGCACGACGCCGGGCCAGGCCGCCGTCTCGCTCGTGGCCGTGGCCGCGGGGTCGGGCATCACCCCGGTGCTCTCGATCGCCCGGTCCATGCTGGCCGGCGGTCCGCACGTCCGGTTCGACCTCATCTACGCGAACCGGGCGGCGATGGACGTCATGTTCCTCGAGGAACTGGCGGACCTGAAGGACCGCTACCCCTCGCGCTTCGCACTGCACCACGTCCTGTCGCGTGAACAGCGCATCTCGCCGCTGCTCACGGGGAGGATCGACGCCGAGAAGCTGGAGAAACTGCTCGGCACCGTCCTCGCCGCCGAGCGCGTCGACGAGTGGTTCCTCTGCGGCCCCTTCGAACTCGTGCAGCTGTGCCGTGACTACCTGTCGGAGCGCGGCGTCCCGGCGGACAGGGTGCGCTTCGAGTTGTTCACCACGGGCGAGCCCACCCGGCCCGAGGGCAGCATCGGACGACCCGTGGCCCCTGCCGACGCCGGCCGGAACTACAGCATCTCCTTCAACCTCGACGGACTGAAGGGAAGCGTCCAGAGCCCCACGCACGCGCGCGAATCCATCCTCAACGCGGCGCTGCGCGTGCGGCCCGACGTGCCCTTCGCCTGCGCCGGCGGGGTCTGCGGGACCTGCCGGGCCAAGGTCGTCGAGGGGACGGTGGAGATGGAGGAGAACTACGCCCTCGAACCGGACGAGGTGGCGAACGGGTTCGTCCTCACCTGCCAGGCACACCCGACCAGCGAATCCGTCTCCGTCGACTACGACGCCTAG
- a CDS encoding phenylacetate-CoA oxygenase subunit PaaJ: MVAPADLHRTAADAAVRDIAATICDPEIPVLTIEDLGVLRDAHVTETGQAVVTITPTYSGCPAMDAIRDDVTAALRASGYDDVAVRLVLAPAWTTDWMSDGGKAKLAEYGIAPPTGTAAAGPVRIGLSVKCPQCSSLNTREMTRFGSTSCKALYVCNDCREPFDYFKVH; the protein is encoded by the coding sequence GTGGTAGCGCCGGCGGACCTGCACCGGACCGCGGCCGATGCCGCCGTCCGGGACATCGCGGCCACCATCTGCGACCCGGAGATCCCCGTCCTCACCATCGAGGACCTGGGCGTGCTGCGGGACGCGCACGTCACGGAGACGGGACAGGCTGTCGTCACCATCACGCCCACCTACTCGGGCTGCCCGGCGATGGACGCCATCCGCGACGACGTGACCGCAGCCCTCCGCGCGTCCGGGTACGACGACGTCGCGGTCCGCCTGGTCCTCGCACCCGCCTGGACCACGGACTGGATGAGCGACGGCGGCAAGGCCAAGCTCGCGGAGTACGGTATCGCGCCCCCCACGGGGACGGCGGCCGCCGGGCCTGTCCGGATCGGCCTGAGCGTCAAGTGCCCCCAGTGCTCCTCACTGAACACGCGCGAGATGACGCGCTTCGGCTCCACGTCCTGCAAGGCCCTGTACGTCTGCAACGACTGCAGGGAACCCTTCGACTACTTCAAGGTGCACTGA
- a CDS encoding putative phenylacetic acid degradation protein PaaC/phenylacetate-CoA oxygenase, PaaI subunit yields MSEANASATRITPGNALRPEDIALRDARPSDAVGQYALWLGDDALILAQRLGWWISRAPELEEDVALANIALDQIGHARSFLTYAGRAWDRTEDDLAYFRREPEFRSVHLVEQPNGDFARTIARQLVVSLYQWELYSRLVDSTDATIAAIAAKAVKEVDYHRDHSIQWVLRLALGTDESRRRMIAGLTLTWPYVDELFADHPLIDGIDGAGVRPSTLRAPFDAAIRSVLDEADLERPAVPGAVGGGRSGRHSEHLGYILAEMQVLAREHPGASW; encoded by the coding sequence GTGAGCGAGGCGAACGCCAGTGCCACGCGCATCACGCCGGGCAACGCACTGCGGCCCGAGGACATCGCACTCCGTGACGCCAGGCCCAGCGACGCCGTCGGGCAGTACGCGCTCTGGCTGGGCGACGACGCCCTGATCCTCGCCCAGCGGCTCGGCTGGTGGATCTCCCGGGCACCGGAGCTCGAGGAGGACGTGGCCCTGGCCAACATCGCGCTGGACCAGATCGGCCACGCCCGGTCCTTCCTCACCTACGCCGGACGGGCGTGGGACAGGACCGAGGACGACCTCGCGTACTTCCGGCGGGAGCCCGAATTCCGCTCCGTGCACCTGGTCGAGCAGCCCAACGGCGACTTCGCCCGCACCATCGCCCGGCAGCTCGTCGTCTCGCTCTACCAGTGGGAGCTCTACTCCCGCCTCGTCGACTCGACCGACGCGACGATCGCCGCGATCGCCGCGAAGGCCGTCAAGGAGGTCGACTACCACCGCGACCACAGCATCCAGTGGGTGCTGCGCCTGGCGCTCGGCACCGACGAGTCACGCCGCCGGATGATCGCCGGCCTCACGCTCACCTGGCCCTATGTCGACGAACTGTTCGCCGACCACCCCCTGATCGATGGGATCGACGGCGCAGGGGTGCGGCCGAGCACGCTCCGGGCGCCCTTCGACGCCGCGATCCGGTCGGTCCTCGACGAGGCGGACCTCGAGCGCCCCGCCGTTCCCGGTGCCGTGGGTGGCGGCCGGTCGGGACGCCACAGCGAACACCTCGGGTACATCCTCGCCGAGATGCAGGTGCTGGCCCGCGAGCATCCCGGTGCGTCGTGGTAG
- a CDS encoding putative phenylacetic acid degradation protein PaaB/phenylacetate-CoA oxygenase, PaaH subunit, whose amino-acid sequence MTGGSTTGDDGATAPSAGPQETRAAWPLWEVFVRSSRGLSHVHAGSLHAPDAEMAVRNARDLYTRRNEGVSLWVVPASSIITSDPDAKDRFFESPQGKDYRHATYYTKSEGVKHL is encoded by the coding sequence ATGACCGGCGGATCGACGACGGGCGACGACGGCGCGACGGCACCGTCGGCGGGCCCGCAGGAGACGCGCGCCGCCTGGCCGCTGTGGGAGGTGTTCGTCCGCTCGTCCCGGGGCCTCTCGCATGTCCACGCGGGGTCGCTGCACGCCCCCGACGCCGAGATGGCCGTCCGCAACGCCCGTGACCTCTACACGCGCCGCAACGAGGGCGTGAGCCTGTGGGTGGTCCCGGCGTCGTCCATCATCACCAGCGATCCCGACGCGAAGGACCGTTTCTTCGAATCGCCGCAGGGCAAGGACTACCGCCACGCCACGTACTACACCAAGAGCGAGGGAGTGAAGCACCTGTGA
- the paaA gene encoding phenylacetate-CoA oxygenase subunit PaaA, which produces MSEVGTMTATAMNAGTRTDHDVAGERLFNDLIAQDSRIEPRDWMPADYRRSLTRQISQHAHSEIIGMQPEANWITRAPSLKRKAVLMAKVQDEAGHGLYLYSAAETLGTSRDRMTEDLIAGKARYSSIFNYPVLTWADIGAIGWLVDGAAICNQVPLCRASYGPYGRAMVRICKEESFHQRQGFEILLELANGTPAQRAMAQDAVNRWYAPSLMMFGPPDEDSPNSQKSMEWNIKRFSNDELRSRFVGMMVEQIKVLGLELPDKDVRYDEETGRWHHGPLDWNEFKEVLAGRGPCNAQRMERRREAHEEGAWVREAAAAYAQKQALKHGKAA; this is translated from the coding sequence ATGAGCGAGGTAGGCACGATGACGGCTACAGCGATGAACGCAGGAACGCGCACCGACCACGACGTCGCGGGCGAGAGGTTGTTCAACGACCTCATCGCGCAGGACTCACGCATCGAGCCGCGCGACTGGATGCCGGCCGACTACCGTAGATCGCTGACCCGGCAGATCTCCCAGCACGCGCACTCCGAGATCATCGGAATGCAGCCCGAGGCGAACTGGATCACGCGCGCACCGTCGCTCAAGCGCAAGGCCGTGCTGATGGCGAAGGTCCAGGACGAGGCGGGCCACGGCCTCTACCTCTACTCGGCTGCCGAGACTCTGGGGACCTCGCGCGACCGGATGACCGAGGACCTCATCGCCGGCAAGGCCCGGTACTCGAGCATCTTCAACTACCCCGTCCTCACCTGGGCCGACATCGGCGCGATCGGGTGGCTCGTCGACGGAGCCGCCATATGCAACCAGGTCCCCTTGTGCCGGGCCTCCTACGGCCCGTACGGCCGGGCGATGGTGCGCATCTGCAAGGAGGAGTCGTTCCACCAGCGGCAGGGGTTCGAGATCCTCCTCGAGCTCGCCAACGGGACCCCCGCTCAGCGGGCGATGGCGCAGGACGCCGTCAACCGCTGGTATGCGCCCTCGCTCATGATGTTCGGGCCTCCGGACGAGGACTCGCCCAACTCGCAGAAGTCGATGGAATGGAACATCAAGCGCTTCTCCAACGACGAGCTGCGCTCGCGCTTCGTGGGCATGATGGTCGAGCAGATCAAGGTCCTCGGGCTCGAGCTGCCGGACAAGGACGTCCGCTACGACGAGGAGACCGGGCGCTGGCACCACGGACCCCTCGACTGGAACGAGTTCAAGGAGGTCCTCGCCGGCCGCGGGCCCTGCAACGCGCAGCGCATGGAGCGGCGCCGCGAGGCCCACGAGGAAGGCGCCTGGGTCCGCGAGGCCGCAGCGGCCTACGCGCAGAAGCAGGCCCTGAAGCACGGAAAGGCGGCCTAG
- a CDS encoding putative transcriptional regulator, TetR family protein, with translation MTVAGPTPIPTRRGRPGYDQQSVLAVAVAAFNRHGYEATSMGMLAEELGISKSAIYHHVPSKGDLLRLALDHALGGLESVLEDARASAGPADERLEFVLRGTIAVLTERLPFVTLLLRLRGNTDVERDALDRRRTFDHTVAGLVDAARHEGSIRSDIDPRTTTRLIFGTINSIVEWYRPGGPLSADTLADDVIVMVFDGLHRR, from the coding sequence ATGACTGTCGCCGGGCCTACGCCGATCCCTACCCGCCGCGGGCGGCCGGGCTACGACCAGCAGTCGGTCCTGGCGGTCGCCGTCGCCGCGTTCAACCGCCACGGCTACGAGGCGACGTCGATGGGGATGCTGGCCGAGGAGCTCGGCATCAGCAAGTCCGCCATCTATCACCATGTGCCGTCCAAGGGCGATCTCCTGCGGCTTGCCCTGGACCATGCGCTGGGCGGTCTCGAATCGGTCCTCGAGGATGCGCGGGCCAGTGCGGGCCCGGCGGACGAGCGCCTGGAGTTCGTCCTGCGCGGGACCATCGCCGTCCTGACCGAGCGGCTGCCCTTCGTGACCCTCCTGCTGCGGCTGCGGGGCAACACGGACGTCGAGCGGGATGCGCTCGATCGACGCCGGACCTTCGACCACACGGTGGCAGGCCTGGTCGACGCCGCCCGCCACGAGGGGTCCATCCGGAGCGACATCGACCCGCGGACCACCACGCGCCTCATCTTCGGGACCATCAACTCGATCGTCGAATGGTACAGACCGGGCGGTCCCCTCTCGGCGGACACACTGGCCGACGACGTCATCGTCATGGTGTTCGACGGGTTGCACCGGCGCTGA
- a CDS encoding hypothetical protein (possible pseudo due to frameshift), whose translation MPCTWRPLGSGSLVATVCTNDPAVAQELVMGIAAHHGRVLILNREDARTSTGHGSPVPHLVHGGPGRAGGGEELGGMRSVLHHMQRTAVQGSPNMLTAITGEWHTGADRRFDDVHPFRKDLAALRIGDAVRSELREVTLADITAFAETTGDTFYAHTNEEAAAANPFFPGIVAHGYLLLSWGAGLFVDPAPGPVLANYGLENLRFITPVAAGDSIRVTLTAKRITPRETDEYGEVAWDAVLQNQDDEIVATYDVLTLVQK comes from the coding sequence ATGCCGTGCACCTGGCGGCCCCTCGGCTCGGGGTCCCTCGTCGCGACGGTGTGCACCAACGATCCGGCGGTGGCCCAGGAGCTGGTGATGGGGATCGCCGCGCACCACGGTCGCGTCCTGATCCTCAACAGGGAGGACGCCCGGACGTCCACCGGGCACGGCTCGCCCGTGCCGCATCTCGTGCATGGCGGCCCGGGCCGGGCGGGCGGCGGCGAGGAACTCGGCGGGATGCGCTCGGTCCTGCACCACATGCAGCGCACGGCGGTGCAGGGATCCCCGAACATGCTCACCGCCATCACGGGGGAGTGGCACACGGGCGCGGACCGTCGGTTCGACGACGTCCACCCGTTCCGCAAGGACCTCGCGGCGCTGCGGATCGGCGACGCCGTGCGCTCGGAACTCCGTGAGGTGACGCTGGCGGACATCACCGCGTTCGCCGAGACGACGGGTGACACGTTCTACGCCCACACGAACGAGGAAGCGGCAGCCGCCAATCCCTTCTTCCCGGGGATCGTGGCGCACGGGTACCTGCTGCTGTCCTGGGGTGCGGGCCTGTTCGTCGACCCCGCTCCGGGCCCCGTCCTCGCGAACTACGGGCTGGAGAACCTCCGGTTCATCACGCCCGTCGCCGCGGGCGACTCGATCCGCGTGACCCTGACCGCGAAGCGGATCACGCCGCGCGAGACGGACGAGTACGGCGAGGTGGCCTGGGACGCCGTCCTGCAGAACCAGGACGACGAGATCGTGGCGACGTACGACGTCCTGACCCTCGTGCAGAAGTAG
- a CDS encoding hypothetical protein (possible pseudo due to frameshift) — protein sequence MAALGKTPVVVRDTPGFASSRLGVTIALEAMRMLEEGVATAEDIDAAMVLGYKHPVGPLRTTDIVGLDVRLGIAEYLESTLGPRFAPPAILREKVAQGRLGRKSGQGFFDWDDAPSSPVPPTRQDPTPQEQAGMRPAFRQHE from the coding sequence GTGGCCGCGCTCGGCAAGACGCCCGTCGTCGTGCGTGACACCCCGGGGTTCGCGAGCTCGCGGCTCGGCGTCACCATCGCCCTCGAGGCCATGCGGATGCTCGAGGAGGGCGTCGCGACGGCGGAGGACATCGACGCGGCGATGGTCCTCGGCTACAAGCACCCCGTGGGTCCGCTCCGCACCACCGACATCGTGGGGCTGGACGTGCGCCTCGGTATCGCCGAGTACCTCGAATCCACGCTCGGTCCGCGCTTCGCCCCACCCGCGATCCTGCGCGAGAAGGTGGCGCAGGGCCGGCTCGGCCGCAAGAGCGGCCAGGGCTTCTTCGACTGGGACGACGCCCCGTCGTCGCCCGTTCCCCCGACCCGGCAGGACCCGACCCCGCAGGAACAGGCCGGCATGCGCCCGGCGTTCCGGCAGCACGAGTGA